ataaaagataataaaatcaaatcaaattaaaaatcatgtATCGCAAAAACATACGGTTACTATCACTGAATCTcacttctatcattaacccatccagctgaacgtagcctttgaGTCTTGTGATCATAagttctgtctactccataGAGGATAAGAACATCATATTGAGTCAGCataaacaatagaaaatatCTTTTGTGAAATGATCGGGCAAAATGTGAGTAAGTCTCGAATGGATTACAGAATCGACCACGCTGCCTCCCTtgagtataaattatttatgttaatattttggGCTTACTCGAAATTGTGTTTCCGAATCGACGTGATTAATGTTGACGAATTTTTTCACTTGGCCTCTCCACCAAACAAATGACGCAGCAATTGGTAAGATGTTAAAGAACGTCCTCAGAGAATTCATCAGTTTCTTCATCGAAGAGGATAATACCCGTGATTTCACATTTTTACTTGGTTGGCAAACACTAGATTTTCGTTCGTCATTTTTAAAGCTGAAACTAGCAGCGAATTATACACACTGAactgaatttataattttttcacgTATTTACCAACATTACGATAGAACTTAGAACGTCAAAACGTACTATGTCTTATTAAGTACGAAATTCTACAcgccaaataaaaaagacattCTATAAtggattattataataatataaagaatcCTATTATGAAGAAACCACGTTGCATCGAGGCTCACACTCGAGTGATATTTCCGACAGGGGACCAAGGGGCGCATGCGTTTAATGAAATCAAAAGGATTAAGAGCATCTGCCTacttattattcaaatcgaTTGGGAGCTcgtttatcatttaaaataagcTACTGCTTAGATAAATGCGGGGTGTGGTTCATGTATAACAAAGGAAGCGGTTCTCAGTAGTCCAATTAACTAACCAGTTATTAATAGGATGAGGAATGGGACCTTATATAAATGGACGCCTAGGTAAACATGTTGACAAATTGGATAAGATCTTATCTTTCTTTGTTTTGgttaaaattagaaataaactAATCACAGAGAGAGACTTAATACCAAACAATGGGGGAATTAGTAGCAATGAAACGTAACAATTATTTTCGCTTAAACAAAACACTTAAGATGTGCCTTAATATTTATGGAGACACGATTTAAATTCCCTACTCAAATCACGAATGCTTACAAAGCATCCGCGCAAATGAATATCGAATGCGAACAGTTACACAAAGCGACAACCCTGGCGCTGCGCGATGACGCCTCGTGTTTTCCCAGAGCAAACAATCAAACAGCCAAGAGGATGAAACAAATTACGAGAGCATTGTCAAGGTGTTTAGAAAATTGGGGAACAATTGTCCTGCCGAGTTAAATCTTTGATAATGTCGGCGGAGAAGTCGCATGATGGTAAGGGGATGAATAAATCTCTCTTAATTGGGACGCTCCACGCCGTGCGACAACATAATGTGGAGGCTTTGTTGCTGGCCAGACATTCATCGCAGGACTGAATACAACGAATCTACTGAGCTAAGATGATGAGAACTTTTGACAACTATAGGGACGACCATACATTTCAAATCTTTGAATGCATTTATTGGTTTTTACATTATCTAAAACTAAAACTCTTCTATTATTCACAGATACCTCTTTACCATATTGTAAACTGGCTTATATAATTACAACCGAAAGCAGACTTTACAAAACGTAAATCTAATACCGGGCCGGTCTGAGGGGCAAAGTTGCAagatgaatttttattaaatgattgatgttttattgtaaaaaaaatatacttagatCAAACATCTAAACACATATAGTCCAATGTTCGAAACATACTCGATTGGTCAGTCAGGTAATAAACAGAATTATTGGCCAAAGTGGTCTTTCGTGAAAGTAATATAAACGCAGAATGTTAtcgtagaatagaataatgcCATAAAATGTTCTCTAGCAAGATTTTTCAgtcataaaataagaatatcgGGCGGCTAACCGTGCATTCGTTCTGGGACCACTCACTTGTAAAACTGCTTACTTTATTGCTCCGGTGCTCTCAGTTGAAACGAAGTTCGCTGTAGTTGGCTACGTTACCTACTTCACAAAATAACAAGGGTTCAAAAGATAATACCCAtcaaatttagaaataaagattCCACAATTATTATATCCATCAGATTGAAAAGTGGTTTAAATATTCCCTTCAGGcgttcaaatataaaaatacaatacaaaataaaactcaagctttcgaaataatattttaatttcttgtacGAAAATCTGTTTATATATCACTAGTTGAcgcccgcaactccgtttgcgtgttattggaaatacgaagGTTTAGTCTTCTACATCACATGAACCTGatcttacatttttatacgccaacagaaaatgctcatcaggttgaacaacttttgttaaaacGACATTTCGATATTTCttgtttccaaaataaattataacactTAAGTTGGCCAGGCATAAGagctatacaacaaaaaaagtttcattcaaatccgttcagtagttccggagattagcgtgtacaaacagaccgactttttttcaaattcatgctcgcttactatttttatatcgttataaattatttttttgaaaatatactcaatgtacagacaaaaattctttactgttttattatatgtatgtattgatatgGTACACTTAAAGCGTATTCTATAATTGACTTTCATTTGTAATGACATGTGCTCAATTTTAAAAACGTCTAGATAGCACGGGTTTCGACGAGCGTCGATAACATTTGGAATTGGTCCGGTGACGCATACATTAAAGGGTTAGAATCTGATCGACGATAAGATAACACATACGCTAGGGAAATACAAACTAGTTTAATTTCAAATGCCCAACCCAAAAAGAGGACAGCATTGTAAACATACGGCTattgttacatattttattgctGGGGAGAGAAAGTAAGTATCGTTTGATTAATCTGTTTCCCATTTAAATTAGACGTCAGATGGGTTACCGGTATAATTGTTACAAGCCTGTCTTAATGTAAACAATGGGAGAAACTTTTATATAACCCTATATCGAAACAAAATATCTTAACGTAACCACTGGAAAGATTTATATGAGACAAAACTTGTGAACTCAAATAATTAAAGGAAACtggatgaagcgatggaaatatacagagatcgtggcaagtggaaagatgtagtagtctctgcttacccccgagaaaaggcgtgattttatgtatgtatgtatgtatgacctaaatgaagtaggtatctcaagtttataagcgtatcccttagtcgccttttacgacatccatcggatGAGagtgagtggtcctattcttaatttttataggtgccgggacCACACGTCAGGGGAAGAAcaattatgaataatattaaagatatCTTGAAACATACTCATATTTCTAGCAGTTTTAGAAAAAGTCCGGACAACTCGAAGCCGGCGGCAAATCGTTTGGCAAACATTAGCTAAGTGTGCGTGAAATTGTCTTCGGTAAGACGGCTTCCATATCGCAAACACTGTTATCCTTCTTTACTTTGTAGGACAAAAAGTTATCACATTACATTTAACAATATACactataggcttacaaacttgggattcttcttttaggcgatgggctagcaacctgtcactatttgaatctcaattctatcattaagccaaatagctgaacgtggccattcagtcttttcaagactgttggctctgtctaccccgtaagggatatagacgtgatgatatgtatgtatgtatgtatgtaatatacactataatattatacatatatacaatatatacacATAGCTATGTGATTCAATCTTAAAATtcgttttataaaaagaaaattcataaaattaaacaacgatttcaactaaatttttattaaaattatatttaggtacTGTTCAAAGCAGGATTTCACGCGCCATAAAAATCCCATAACCAGCAGGGGCATGCCAGATGTAACGACGtgttcttttttgttcaaTAACTACTAAAGGGACGAATCGTTTTACACAATCCTTTGTTACGTTTAAATTGATTGAAACTGTATCCaatgtgtatttaaatattttatatgcatGTTAGTTTTTAACTAAGCCACAGGAATTTCAGGTATTCCTGTTAAAGACACTCCACAGTCAATTTTATAATCTACACCAGTGATACCAATTGCCTTATCACTGGCTAAGTATGCTGCTACTTCAGCTACTTCTTCGGCtttaacaatgcgtttcaatATTGAAGATGATGCTGCCTTATTCCAAATATACTCAGTTTTATTGTCACTGATTCCAGCATTAgagaaaatgtttgttttaactaTACCTGGTGTGATAAGATTCACTCTTACACCATGTTGGGCTAGCTCCAATGCAATACATCTGTTGAAATGAGACAAAGCTGCTTTCGAAACACTATATCCTATACTAGTGTTTGGCAAGGATGCAGTTGTACTGGAAATATTGATCATAGATCCTTTACTCTTAATCAACTCCGGAACAACAGCATTTGCTAGTGAAACAATAGACCGCAAATTTACTGCCATTAATTGATCATATTCTTCAATCACATTGGTATCAGAAATGCGTTTGCTTCCGTACGCTGCTGCGCAATTGACAACTATGTCAATTCTTCCATATTCTTTCACAGtattttcaatgaaatattttacatcatTATCGTTTGTTAAATCTGTTGCCGAAATATAAACTCTGGTGCGGGATAATTTTTCACAAGCTTCAGCAACTTTCTTTAACTTTTTGATATTTACATCAACTAGTGATAATCTTGCTGACAACTTGGCAAAATGTTTTGCAATTGCTTCACCTATGCCTGAACCAGCACCGGTTACTAATACAACTTTATTGATAAATGTCATGCTTGCgagcaaataatataaaactgatgatataattagaaataattcaaaatttattgtatcaattacatattttttatcagtaTGATTAACTATCAAcgcacattattttattttatcgttgTTATCACTgttgaaattgagtgacatgCGTAAAATGGGTAGATTATTATGAAATCACCAGAtaattatacaatatacaGTTTCCACCGAATCAACACTTGGAAAAAgacataaacataattttctaAATGGTCCAGCAGTTACTATAAATGCTTAGATATTTAAAgtgaattatatttaatgaaacaaaataatatcaattcgTTCGTACTCGTTATTATGTAATCAAAAACGACTTTGATATTAATCATTCAGACGTCAAGATAGAAAACAAACAACCTTCTAAAGATCATAATTTGCCTGAAGGGTAAACATGAGGAGAGTGATTAAAATCGGAGAATACAGAGCAATTACCGGTCGACAATCGAGAACTTAATGACAATAAGTGTTCTCCAAATTCGATTTAATatcattatgtatttttattttacttaaaaaaaaatatgaatagcTAAGCTAGTTACAAGATCCATTCTtgctaaaaaaga
Above is a window of Amyelois transitella isolate CPQ chromosome 8, ilAmyTran1.1, whole genome shotgun sequence DNA encoding:
- the LOC132901992 gene encoding glucose 1-dehydrogenase-like is translated as MTFINKVVLVTGAGSGIGEAIAKHFAKLSARLSLVDVNIKKLKKVAEACEKLSRTRVYISATDLTNDNDVKYFIENTVKEYGRIDIVVNCAAAYGSKRISDTNVIEEYDQLMAVNLRSIVSLANAVVPELIKSKGSMINISSTTASLPNTSIGYSVSKAALSHFNRCIALELAQHGVRVNLITPGIVKTNIFSNAGISDNKTEYIWNKAASSSILKRIVKAEEVAEVAAYLASDKAIGITGVDYKIDCGVSLTGIPEIPVA